Part of the Candidatus Zixiibacteriota bacterium genome, ATTCTGTCTATTTTGGAATTGCAGAATATATCCCGTAAGGACCGGCGAGCCAAATTAGAAAGTCTTCTCGACGAGTTGGATATCTCTCATCTGCGTAAATCCAAGGCATATAATTTATCGGGAGGGGAACGAAGGCGGGTTGAAATTACCCGTGCAATGGCTATTGAGCCGTCGTATATGCTTCTGGATGAGCCTTTTGCGGGAATTGACCCGATTGCCGTTGAGGATATCCAGAAAATTATAAAAAGACTTACTGAAAAAGGACTCGGTATTTTAATTACCGACCATAATGTTAGAGAGACATTATCTATTTGTTCTCGTGCGTATATAATGTGTGAAGGAAAAATTCTGACGGCCGGGACTTCGGATTATTTGGTGTCGAACCCAGATGCCCGAAAAGTATATCTAGGAGATAAATTCAAACTGAATTAGGCAAATAATTGAGCAAAATCAAACCAAACGATTAGGTTTGAGGCAAATAGGTCGATAATAGAAATAGATGTAAGATATACGGAACCTGTTAAATTGCAACGAGATATTGTATGAGATTAGGACTTCAACTCAAATTAAAGCAGACCCTGGCACCTCAGTTAATTCAATCTTTGAAAATGCTTCAAATGCCTATTTTGAAGCTGGAACAAACTCTGCGCCATGAACTTGCGACTAATCCGTTGCTTGAGGAATCGGTCGAGGAGGAATCTGAACTCGATCAAGACGTTGAGTTTGACGTTGCCAAATCAGATGATAAAGAAGACGATGACTCCGAAAATGAAAAAATCGACTGGGACGATTATCTGCGTCATAATGATGAATACGATTACAAGCTCAAAGACAGGAAAGAATCAAACGAGGAAATTTTTCTCGCCACAACTTCCGGGGAAAAGTCTCTATATGATCACCTTCTCGAACAATTGTCCTTTTTAAGATTATCCAAAGAAGATTTTGAAATCGGCCAATATACTCTGGGAAATATCGACTCTTCCGGATACCTTGTGGTTATGCCCGCTGAGATGGCCGAGGAACTGGAAGTCTCTCAGGAAGTAATTGAGCGCATACTCGAGTATATTAAGAAATTCGATCCGATCGGGGTCGGTTCCAAAGATCTAAAAGAATCCCTCCTGACCCAGCTAAAGGAGAAAAGACTTGAAAATTCTCTGGCCTACCGCATTGTCAACGAGCATCTTTATGACCTTGAGAAAAAATCAATACTCCAGGTATCCAAAATCATGGGCGTTCCCTTCGAAAAAGCCCAGACGGCCCTCGATTTAATAAAGTCCCTGTCGCCAACCCCGGCTTATGGACGGTTCCATTCTGCGGCCGCGGCGATTATGCCGGATTTAGTTATTGAGCGGGTCGGAGATGGTTTCGCAGTATTTCATAATGACAAAAATATGCCGACTCTGCGTATAAATCCGTCCTATCGATCTCTGGTCAGGCGGGGTAGCACTTCTCCCAAAGACACCAAGAAATATATTAGGCAAAAGCTGGAGCAGGCTCGCTGGCTTTTAAACGCGATCAACCAGCGCCGCAATACAATGATCCGGGTGATGGAGGCTATCGTCGAGGAACAGATTGATTTCTTCGAAAAGGGCGTTGAGTTTTTAAGACCTCTCATTATGGAAGATATCGCACAGAAAGTCGAAATGAATGTCGCGACGATTTCGCGGGTCTCCAACGGAAAATATGTACAAACGCCTCACGGCGTACTTGAGATAAAATATTTCTTTAATACCGGGATTCCCCGCAGCGACGGCGGCGAATTGTCAAAACGCTCCGTCAAGCAACGGATTGAGGAAATTATTAAATCGGAAAATCCGGAAAAGCCTTTTTCAGACCAGGAAATTTTTCGCCGACTTCAGGAAGAAGGCATCAAACTGGCGCGCCGTACGGTTACCAAATACCGGGAAGAGCTTAAAATCCTTCCGGCCCGCTTCCGGCGCCGTTCGGTTTAATATCTTTGGGGGATTGGTAGCGTATTTTTGGGGGGCTGCCTATTAAAAATTAATTGATAAAATTTTCAGCGATTGCTATACTTTAACGTAAAATATATAGGCATGATATTATCAAGAAAGGTAATCCTCACGATAGCAACCTTGCGGACAGCAGTGCAAAATCAATTTTTTCCGGGAAAATATCGGCCCGGTTGGTTCCCCTTTGGTAAATTATATCCATCTGCAGAGTTTAAAAGAATTTGGCGAATTGCTTCGCCTGTTTTTAGGCAAATATTAAACAGGAGGCCGTTATATGAATACAAAGGTTACCGCTCGCCATTTTGAATTAACGCCTGAAATTAAAGGTTTGGCACAGCAAAACTTTGACGATCTTCAAAAATTCTTTAACAATATAATCTCCTGTGATCTTATTCTTGATGTGGAGCGGCACCGGAAAATGGCTGAATTAAACGTTCATGTTTTTGGGCAGACTTTGCGTTCGACCGGAGATTCTGA contains:
- the lptB gene encoding LPS export ABC transporter ATP-binding protein, producing the protein MAELKAENLVKIYGRRKVVGGVSIDVKPGEVVGLLGPNGAGKTTTFYMIMGFIKSESGEVFLGEERMTKMPMYRRARKGIGYLPQESSVFRKLSVEDNILSILELQNISRKDRRAKLESLLDELDISHLRKSKAYNLSGGERRRVEITRAMAIEPSYMLLDEPFAGIDPIAVEDIQKIIKRLTEKGLGILITDHNVRETLSICSRAYIMCEGKILTAGTSDYLVSNPDARKVYLGDKFKLN
- the rpoN gene encoding RNA polymerase factor sigma-54; the encoded protein is MRLGLQLKLKQTLAPQLIQSLKMLQMPILKLEQTLRHELATNPLLEESVEEESELDQDVEFDVAKSDDKEDDDSENEKIDWDDYLRHNDEYDYKLKDRKESNEEIFLATTSGEKSLYDHLLEQLSFLRLSKEDFEIGQYTLGNIDSSGYLVVMPAEMAEELEVSQEVIERILEYIKKFDPIGVGSKDLKESLLTQLKEKRLENSLAYRIVNEHLYDLEKKSILQVSKIMGVPFEKAQTALDLIKSLSPTPAYGRFHSAAAAIMPDLVIERVGDGFAVFHNDKNMPTLRINPSYRSLVRRGSTSPKDTKKYIRQKLEQARWLLNAINQRRNTMIRVMEAIVEEQIDFFEKGVEFLRPLIMEDIAQKVEMNVATISRVSNGKYVQTPHGVLEIKYFFNTGIPRSDGGELSKRSVKQRIEEIIKSENPEKPFSDQEIFRRLQEEGIKLARRTVTKYREELKILPARFRRRSV
- the raiA gene encoding ribosome-associated translation inhibitor RaiA — its product is MNTKVTARHFELTPEIKGLAQQNFDDLQKFFNNIISCDLILDVERHRKMAELNVHVFGQTLRSTGDSDDMYVSIESAFDKARTQIKKYKGKLKRRNPKEIASAQIDATKPKTDDEAIDF